CGTCTTCGCCGCGATACAGATCAGTCCCTGCCTGCAATGCGCGGAACTGGTAGTCGAACCTGGGGCCGTCGAAACCGTAGATCCCGATTGGGTCGCCGCTGCGTTCGCCATCGACGACGAACACGCGCGCCCACGCGGTATTCGCGATGTCGTCGGTCCTTGCTCTTTCACTGGCGCTCTGCAACGGAGCCAAGCCGCCGGTGCGCGTCTCCAGCGTGCTGACGAGCGCCCGGTCGTAGTACAGCGCCATCGCCGGCAATGCGGCGACGAGCGATACCTCGCGACGATAATGCGGAATTGGCCGCGGAGTGGGTCCAGGATCAGGTGGGGGCACGGGTGGGGGCACGGGAGGCGGCGTGGGTGGTGCTGGGGGTGTTGGTGGCGCAGGAGGCGCCGGAGGTGCGGGCGGCTCCGGTGCCGGCGGTGTCGGCGCCGCTGGCGGGCAGGGTGGCGACGGCCGTCCGGGTGCGAAGCAGTCGAGCACCGAGCGCAGGTACCAGCTTTGCGGCGCGCTGCCGTCCGCGGAGCCGCGATACAGAAGATACTCATACGGACCGGCAACGACTGGCTGGTCCGGGTCGACAGTAAATGCGTTCGATGCCGTCGCACCACCGTTGCGCGTTCCGATGACCTCCAGGCCGTTCCCCGTAGTGACCGCGCCGGGACCGCCGGTATTGGTCACGCGCAACAACGACGTCCCAACCGCGAAGCCACCATCGATCACCAGGCGATCGGCAGGCGCGCCATCCTCGCCGAGATAGGCGTTGAGGGCGATCGTGCCGTCGCCGCTGTAGTTTGCTGTCGATAACGTCTTGTAGCTGGACGCCAGCGCCGGTTCGCCACCGGGGGTGGAGAACGCGATCAGGCTCGGGTCATTGACCAGCGTGGTGAGGGTGGAATCCCCGGTCACGTTCCACCTGCTGTCATGCAGGATCAGCGTGGACGTGCTTGTCGAGCCCAGTCGCGCGGCTCCGGTGAGCACGGAGTTGGCCGCGGTGAGGACGCTGTCGGCAAGCGCATCTACTTCGAGCAGGACGCCGTTGCCCGCGACAGACGAATCTGCCAGTTCGATGCTTGCACGGTCGCCGTAGACGTGGATCGCCGGCGCGCTGGCACTGGCCAGTGTGCTGCTGAGGAAGCTCGCACGTTGAGTCGAGCCTGGCGGCCACTCAGAACCAGCGCGCTGGCGCCCGGCCCGGTTGTGGATATCGTGCTGCCTGCCACGCCAATTCGCCCGTCGTCGAGGACTTCGGCGCCGTGGGCGCCGCCGCCGAGCGTGCTCACGCGCAGTCCCGTCGCAGTCAACCCGCTGCCGGCGCCCGAGGTACGCAGCGCTACGCCGAATGCGCCCTGGGTGGCAATGGTCGAGGTCGCCAGCGTGACGGTGGCACCACCCTGGACGAAGATCGCAAAAGCCCGCGAGCCAGTGGTCGTCAGGTCCAGGCCAGTACCGTCGATCCGCGTGCCTGGATCGATTGCGTACACACCGTAGGCATCGGCCCCCTGCGTGGAGATGGCGACGTCGCGGAGCGTGGGGGTCGATGATCCGGAAGTCGCGATGCGCCCGCCCAGCTGCGCTTGCACGCCATGCGCGAAGGCGCCGCGGGTCGTCACCGCCAGCAGGCCACCGGTGGTGATGGCCGAGCCGATGCCGGTGGCGAACAGGCCAATCGCGTTCTGGCCCTGCGTATCGACGGTGCCGCTGGCAAAGCTGATGTTGCCGGCATTGTCGGCCTGAAGGCCGTTCGCGGCCTCACCCAGCGTCGACACACGAACGGTGTCGGCCGCGATCGAGGAGTTCTCGCCGGTTGCAAGCAACCCGAAGACGTTGTCACTGGACGCGATGATGGTGCTGTTGCTCAGCGCGGCGGCTCCGGCCGAGATGGCACGCACACCGTGCGACTGACTGGACCGGACCGAGCCGTTGCTGAACTTGACGCTGCTGGAGTTGCCGACATTGACGCCGTTACCGGTCGCGTCAACCGTTACGCCGTCGGCGTTGATGATCGAGTCGGTTCCGCTGGCGGCGTTCATGCCGTGGCTGCCATTGCCCGTAGTGGTGATCGAGCCCCCGCTCAGATTGACCGTGCCGTGGTTGACGTTCACGCCGATTGCGCTGGCGCCTGATGCACTGAGGGCGACGTCGGTGGCGTCGATGATCCCGCCCTGCTGGACGCGCAGTGCGCTGGCGACGCTGCTGATCGAGCCCCCCCTGATGATCGCGTGTCCGCCGTCCTCCACCCCCACCCCGTACGCGCCAGCTCCCTGGTTGGGCGCAACGATGATGCTGTCGGTCAGCGTGAGGGTCGAGCCGGTGCCGAAAGCCGCGGCCCCCGCATCGGTGCCTGTTCCGCCACGGACGCTGATCTGCGCGGACGCAACGGTGACCGACGCGCCGCCGGTGGCCAATGCGCCGATCCCATCGTCGCCGTTGATGGTGATCAACAAAGGATTGCCCGCGGTGCCAGCCGCGCTGATGGAGCCGGTGCCGGAGGCCACCAGTCCGCGGGCTCCGTTCCCGCCTGTCTCGATGCTGCCGCCGGCGTACGTCACCGTTCCGCTTGCGGCAACGCCGTGCGCGCCGTCGCCGCTGGTGCGGATGGCCACGTTGGTCGCGTCGAGTCTCGCACTGGAATCCACCAACAAGCCCGCGACGTCGTCGGCTGCGGTGTCGATGGAGCTGCTCGCCAGGATCATGCGATTGGTGTTGGATCCATCGCCGAGGGTGGGCAGCCAGGCACCTGCGGTCTGCCCTGCATTGATCATGAGATTGGTTGCAGAAATGATGCCAGCGCCTTGCGACACGAGCCCGGCCTGTGTAGCAGTGACGAAACCGCCATCAAGCGTCACCGCACCTGCGACCGGTGCTCCGCCGCCGACGGGCGGTGATCCTGCGATCACGCCGTCGCCAAGCAGCGCGGTCAGGCCCAGTCCATTGGCCGTGATGCTCGCCCCGCTGCCGACGGCAGACAGCACGGCGCCCGAAGGCGCGGTGTAGGACATCTGCGGGAATTGTGTATCGGGCAGCGTGAACACTTCGCCATCGCCTGCCGTGCAGTTGATGCCTGGCGTGCACGCGGCTCTGGCATCGCTCGCAGGCAGACAGAGTGCAATGTGGAACAGGCACCCTGCGTGGAAGATCCATCCGCGCAGCCGCGAGGACGTTCGGCGTGGCCTTGCGCTATGCCGTTCGTGGCTCCCTGCGTCCAGGTGCATGCGAATCCCTCCTGCCAATGTCCGACTCAGCTCACGCGGGACTCCCGCGAACCAGCAGGCACCACGTACACGCGAGAAGCCGTCACCAGTTCGCCCGGAACCCGACCTTGCCTTCCCAGGCTTCGCGATCGCCGTCGAAACCATGCTGATAGCCCACGTTCGCGTAGAGGAAGACGCTGCTTCCAAGCTCCGTGGTGACGCCCAGTTCGATTTCGCCCCAGCCGCCGTGCAGATCGCCGTGGAAGGGGATGAAGCCGGAGGCCGATGAGAATTCCGTGATCGGTTCGCCTCGGAACTCGTACCAGGCACTCAACCTCGCCCAGCCGGTGGTAGCGAGCGGCTTTGCAGCATCGTCGTCGTCGATCCACGTCCGCGAAAGACCGGTGCCAAGGCGACCGACCAGGGAGTCCATGTCATCGAAGCGCACGGTCGCTCCGCGGTCCGAGGCGTCGTCCAGGGTGAGCGTCTGGTAGATTAGTTGACCCTGCGGCTCGATGATCCAGTCCTGGCCCACCCGCAACGGATACCCGCCTTCCAGCGAAGCGGCAAATCCGAAACCGTCGCTTTCCAGGCGCCCGATACCGCGGCCCGACTCGGCACTGGCTTCGTACCAGGTCGCCTGCACGATGGTGTCGAGATACCACTGCCGCTCGCCGTAGCGTGTCCAGTAACCTCCCAGCGTGTAGCCGTCGATGCGGTCGTCACCGGCAGCGGTGCCATTGAAATGGTCGACCTGGGTGTTGGCATAGCCGGCTGCGACATAGGCGCCGACGAGATCACGGTGGTCGCCTGGTTGCTCATTGCGATAGAGGTCGAGGCCCAGCTGCACCGCACCGAACAGATACTCGTAGCTCGGGCCGATGCCGAAGATGCCATCGCGTCCGCCGTCGTGTTCGCCGTTGACGTACATGATCCGGCCCCACATGCCGTCGACCAGGCCGCGCTCGGCAAGCTGGCCCGCTTCACCCGGGCGAATCGGCGCACCCATGCGTTCGTGCAGCGTGTCCAGCAGCGATCGACCGTACTGCAGCGCGGTCGGTGCCAGCGCCGTGTACAGCGACACCTCGCGGCGGAAGTTCGGTGGCTGCGGCGGCGGTATCGGAATCGGCGGATCCGGTGGTGTTGGCGTCGGCGGGCTTGGAGGCGTCGGCGGTGACGGCGGCGAAGGTGGCGGTTCGGGCGGCGGCGGTGGCGGTGCTGGAGGTGGAGGCACCGGCGGCGCGGGGCAGGGCGGCGACGGTGCATTGGCGGCGGTGCAGTCGATCGTCGAGCGCAGGTACCAGCTGTCCGGCGCGCTCGCGTCGCGGCTGCCACGTTGCAAGGTGTACTCGAATGGTCCGGCCAACACGCTGTCGCCGAGCGCGAACGCCGTTGGCGTGGTGGTGGCGGCGTTGATCGCGTCCACGATCAGGATCCCGTTTGCGACGGTCACCGCACCGTCGCCTCCAACAGGCTTGATCGATATCGTGGTGTTGCCGCTCGCACCACCTCCGTCAATGACCAGCTTGTCGGACGGGGACGAGTCATTGCCCAGCACGCTGTTGAGCGCAATCGTTCCATCGCCGCTGTAGTTCACGACGGTCAGCGTCTTGAAGGCGCCGCCGACGGGTGCGGCGAAATCGATGAGACTCGGGTCGTTGACCAGGGTGGTGAGATTGGAGTCGCCGGTCAGGTTCCAGGTGGAATCGATGAGCGTTACGTTCGCGACGCTGGCCGCTTCCGTGCGCGCAGAGCCGGTGATGATCGTGTTGGTCGCAACGACGTCGGCAACGCCGGCAGCGTCGCTGCCAAGCTCGGCGGACGAGAATCTCGATGTGTCGAACACCTGGGTCAGTATCTGGTCTTCATCGTCAGTGATGACCTCGACCGGCACTGGTGTCCTGACCAGGATGCCGCGAGCCGGCTCGGGAAAGGATGCCGCGCTGGCAACTTCCAGCCAGGTATCGCTTCCGGTGACGGTGGTGCCGGTCAAGGTGATGTTGGCCGGACCGCTGGCGACCGCGATCGTGGGCCCGGACGCGCTGCGCAAGCCGCCTGCGTCGATTGTCATCGTGTTCACGCCCGTGGACGCAGAACCCAGGAACAGGGCCGAAGCATCCGCGCCGCCAACCGTGGCAACGACGCCGCTCGCCGCGACGCTGCCGCCGTCGAGGCTGACGAGGCCATGTGCCCCGGTTCCGGTCGTCGTGATCGGCAGGCCGGTCAGCGTGAGTTCGCTGCCGACGGCACTGGCGACGGCACCATGCGCGCGGTCGCCAGCGGTCGCGATGCTGCCCCCCTGTTGCGTGATCACTCCACCGTCGAGGGCATGCACGCCCCAGGCGTCGACACCTTCGGTCGTTATCGGAACATCGACGAGCATCGCCCGCGAATCCGGGTTCAGTACCAGTACGCCGGCCGAGAACGAACCTTGGGTGCTGATGGAGCCGCGCGTTACTTCCAGCAGCCCCCGGTACAGGATGCCCTTGTCGACGTTTCCGGCTTCGGCCCCGTAGGCATTCTCACCGTGGGTCGTCACGTCCACGTCTGTCGTGGTGATGCGAGCCTGCGTGTTGCGCGCCCAGGCCCACATCGCGATGGAGCCAT
Above is a genomic segment from Lysobacter sp. S4-A87 containing:
- a CDS encoding autotransporter outer membrane beta-barrel domain-containing protein, translating into MLTGAARLGSTSTSTLILHDSRWNVTGDSTLTTLVNDPSLIAFSTPGGEPALASSYKTLSTANYSGDGTIALNAYLGEDGAPADRLVIDGGFAVGTSLLRVTNTGGPGAVTTGNGLEVIGTRNGGATASNAFTVDPDQPVVAGPYEYLLYRGSADGSAPQSWYLRSVLDCFAPGRPSPPCPPAAPTPPAPEPPAPPAPPAPPTPPAPPTPPPVPPPVPPPDPGPTPRPIPHYRREVSLVAALPAMALYYDRALVSTLETRTGGLAPLQSASERARTDDIANTAWARVFVVDGERSGDPIGIYGFDGPRFDYQFRALQAGTDLYRGEDAQDRRRDRAGVFIAYGKGDADVTHHLADVATYDAGHDKFDAATVGGYWTHQGVKARYVDAVVHATWYDFTSVPNRLGPSSADGFGWGASVEGGWALALDEPGRWHLNPQAQLMYQRISIDDMVDGVSGIRFDDTDSFIGRLGVSVDRDWAGETAQGRPRRTIVWLRANVWHEFQGTPRVEFSSSRGFIPFEADLGGTWGELGIGLSMQVSQTLRVLVEAGDSSTFDGKDEAWNGNVALRWQW
- a CDS encoding autotransporter outer membrane beta-barrel domain-containing protein; amino-acid sequence: MRRYPVTLMAQAVRALLVGSAFAPALWLPQTLRAQTVGPGDVTTTVTVASGTRTVVAGTRLATPQKVRATSVTGGRLVLEPTVTVTTVGADSLFATGTGVINGTGITINETNIAAGSPGGPATGSAINANQGGTVSLVDSSLTTTGNAVSAASGFVTLTGGTLTTTAAGTSLAMTTSGTGRIVADGLTLNAGGHGLQAGNGGVIVFRNGVLNAIGARAGYALTGASFQIDASAVVGGSSGLQAQPGGTIWLNINPLDGQPTGSTGSVSINLPRGTALVVTQATAATAAGRILGNNVNVDSKVIEGVGVWSQGGSIELTHSSIRMEGANASGVRAGLAAALAGQADPFVLLGDSTVETIDDGSIAMWAWARNTQARITTTDVDVTTHGENAYGAEAGNVDKGILYRGLLEVTRGSISTQGSFSAGVLVLNPDSRAMLVDVPITTEGVDAWGVHALDGGVITQQGGSIATAGDRAHGAVASAVGSELTLTGLPITTTGTGAHGLVSLDGGSVAASGVVATVGGADASALFLGSASTGVNTMTIDAGGLRSASGPTIAVASGPANITLTGTTVTGSDTWLEVASAASFPEPARGILVRTPVPVEVITDDEDQILTQVFDTSRFSSAELGSDAAGVADVVATNTIITGSARTEAASVANVTLIDSTWNLTGDSNLTTLVNDPSLIDFAAPVGGAFKTLTVVNYSGDGTIALNSVLGNDSSPSDKLVIDGGGASGNTTISIKPVGGDGAVTVANGILIVDAINAATTTPTAFALGDSVLAGPFEYTLQRGSRDASAPDSWYLRSTIDCTAANAPSPPCPAPPVPPPPAPPPPPPEPPPSPPSPPTPPSPPTPTPPDPPIPIPPPQPPNFRREVSLYTALAPTALQYGRSLLDTLHERMGAPIRPGEAGQLAERGLVDGMWGRIMYVNGEHDGGRDGIFGIGPSYEYLFGAVQLGLDLYRNEQPGDHRDLVGAYVAAGYANTQVDHFNGTAAGDDRIDGYTLGGYWTRYGERQWYLDTIVQATWYEASAESGRGIGRLESDGFGFAASLEGGYPLRVGQDWIIEPQGQLIYQTLTLDDASDRGATVRFDDMDSLVGRLGTGLSRTWIDDDDAAKPLATTGWARLSAWYEFRGEPITEFSSASGFIPFHGDLHGGWGEIELGVTTELGSSVFLYANVGYQHGFDGDREAWEGKVGFRANW